One segment of Salvelinus fontinalis isolate EN_2023a chromosome 42, ASM2944872v1, whole genome shotgun sequence DNA contains the following:
- the LOC129841197 gene encoding zinc finger protein with KRAB and SCAN domains 8-like produces the protein MANGMVFHTQIASIMEVLANAAVSEICKLVDDDYAVFRLEITQSQKENRGLRRKLQLLELKVARERAERTIRERVLASRPSSVKIHDRNSGMARGEGYLTGGDRSFVKPAGHNVWRDDQSIAIESADAEAAGPEGLSLVKQERTEGEEDPQHSRDIQTGEVAGVAPPVATEDLATAAAPQPRTQRRITEVSGVPNAVLKSETDTETLTVTQRLLHTGSDHRSDPERLGQGPLGCPAPGSEYLLYGNPSPRTVHSHLDLGDASETVNDPSCFYTTEMGPGNMPLGLETQTDLSRAEWNRYSSSVYSEGSQDKKGEAIVVDEVTVKVEGDAPPTWNADRLLGDGHSQGRVFLDYRGSLETNLNGATHSPLHAFRDRDPVSTSTTPSDSQGCVLFDQVLNSNDQRAKARGGGATSGNSKEKRFLCMFCNKGFSCPQKVEIHQRVHTGVKPFSCTQCHMSFAQAGDLKRHQRVHTGEKPFSCPQCEKRFSQAGDLKRHQRVHTGEKPYSCTQCHMRFALAGNLKMHLKVHTGERPFACRHCGKRFSERSYLRIHQQKNHSTL, from the exons ATGGCTAACGgtatggtttttcacactcaaatagcctccattatggaggtgctagcgaatgcagccgtgtcagagatctgtaaactcgtagatgacgactatgcagtgtttcgtttggaaataactcaaagccagaaagaaaacaggggattgcggaggaaactacagctACTGGAACTGAAGGTGGCACGGGAACGCGCAGAGAGGACAATACGAGAGCGCGTCCTCGCCAGTCGTCCCAGTAGTGTCAAGATTCACGACCGAAACAGCGGAATGGCAAGAG GTGAAGGATATCTCACTGGAGGCGACAGGAGCTTTGTGAAGCCAGCGGGACATAATGTGTGGAGAGATGACCAAAGCATAGCAATTGAG TCTGCAGATGCAGAGGCTGCAGGTCCTGAAGGATTGTCTCTGGTCAAGCAGGAGAgaactgaaggagaggaggacccacAGCACAGCAGAGACATTCAGACTGGAGAAGTGGCTGGAGTGGCGCCACCTGTAGCCACAGAGGACCTTGCGACTGCTGCCGCGCCCCAGCCCAGGACCCAACGCAGAATCACGGAGGTCAGTGGAGTGCCGAACGCCGTCctcaagtcagagacagacaccGAGACTTTAACTGTAACACAAAGGCTCTTACACACAGGATCTGACCACAgatcagacccagagagactgggGCAGGGGCCATTGGGCTGTCCTGCTCCCGGCTCAGAGTATTTACTTTACGGTAACCCAAGCCCGAGGACGGTTCATTCCCATCTGGACTTGGGTGATGCGTCAGAGACTGTCAATGATCCGTCTTGTTTTTACACTACAGAGATGGGCCCTGGCAACATGCCCTTGggtttagagacacagactgatcTGTCTAGAGCGGAATGGAaccggtacagtagtagtgtatactCTGAAGGGAGCCAAGATAAGAAAGGGGAGGCTATAGTGGTAGATGAGGTGACTGTGAAAGTGGAGGGTGACGCTCCTCCCACCTGGAATGCAGATCGTCTCCTAGGAGACGGACACTCACAGGGCAGAGTTTTCTTAGATTACAGGGGAAGCTTAGAGACAAATCTAAATGGCGCCACCCACTCCCCTTTACATGCATTCAGGGATCGCGACCCAGTGTCCACATCAACGACACCTTCCGATTCACAAGGCTGCGTTCTTTTCGATCAGGTATTGAACTCAAATGACCAAAGGGCCAAGGCTCGGGGAGGGGGAGCAACATCAGGCAATAGTAAAGAGAaacggttcctctgcatgttctgtaacaaaggcttcagctgcccccagaaagtggagatccaccagagagtccacacaggggtgaaacccttcagctgtacccagtgtcacatgAGCTTCGCCCAGGCTGgtgacctgaagaggcaccagagggtccacacaggggagaaacccttcagctgcccccagtgtgagaagaggttctctcaggctggtgacctgaagaggcaccagagggtccacacaggggagaaaccctacagttgtacccagtgtcacatgcgcttCGCCCTGGCTGGCAACCTGAAGATGCACTTGAAGGTCCACACGGGAGAGAGGCCGTTCGCCTGTAGGCATTgcgggaagaggttctcagagaggagctacctcaggatacaccagcagaaaaaccATTCCACTCTGTAA